In the genome of Kluyveromyces marxianus DMKU3-1042 DNA, complete genome, chromosome 1, one region contains:
- the SNQ2 gene encoding ATP-binding cassette transporter SNQ2: protein MEVSSTGSGISRAVSVEEFDVAVDKGEVIKRASEDPEFLKKVETLSKTLSRRSTTLSEWDEVDGDFDMYREIRGILQASRDEGIHLRKSGITARGVKVKGVDAQFLEGSTYGDMMMLPVTIYKGIRKARQTTLRDIISNINILVKPGEMLLVLGRPGSGCSTLLKTMAGELTHFKGVEGSISYDGVPLKDMLKYFKADVIYNGEMDVHFPHLTVQQTLDFAVACKTPSKRIKNFTRKQYVEFIRDLYATIFGLKHTYNSKVGNDFVRGVSGGERKRVSIAEALAARGSIYCWDNATRGLDASTALEYTEAIRCMTSLLQSTALITIYQASENIYETFDKVTVLYDGKQIYFGRIEDAKAYFEKIGFVCPARQATAEFLTSLTDPNGFHHVKPGYEGKVPRTREDFVRVWEESEEYQQLLQSIEHYETNEVDGAQTLQLYKESMAAEKDKASRKRSKYTISYWAQIVLCTKRGFQRIYGDKAFTITNTVAAIIQAFITGSLYYNTPSGTSGAFSRGGILYFAILYFSLMGLANISLANRPILQKHIAYSLYHPSAEAFASTVSSAFFRMISLTFFLIILYFLSGLTREANRFFMCYLFLALASEAINALFEMITAACDSLSQANAIAGLVMMALSLYSTYIIQTPSMHPWFKWISYILPLRFAFENMLEAEFYARKMDCGGTLVPTGPAYANVSSDYKVCAFIGSQKGQSYVLGNNYLKLQYGYTYSHVWRNFGILIAFLVGFFAIKCFITEFKTPIKSNGDALIFKKGTGLKKTLRDSESNIDPSESTNQTADSFAKSDDPALFADLRSEGVFFWKEICYTIPYKGGERLLLDHVSGYVKPGTLTALMGESGAGKTTLLNTLAQRTDIGVVTGDMLVNGKPIDASFERRTGYVQQQDVHIKEMTVRESLQFSARTRRPLSVSDEEKLDYVEKVIQILDMEPYSEALVGDIGYGLNVEQRKKLSIAVELVAKPNLLLFLDEPTSGLDSQSAWSIVQLLKKLAMAGQSILCTIHQPSATLFEEFDRLLLLRKGGQTVYFGDIGEHSSTLLGYFERNGARKCTEKENPAEYILEAIGAGATASVKENWHDKWVNSPEFTQVNKEIDELIEKLSNQPVDESASSALVSKYATPYRYQFVQVLKRTMTMFWRDVDYLMAKSMLYISSGLFIGFTFYNVGTSYVGLQNAMFAAFMACIVSAPAMNQIQSRALQSRELYEVRESRSNMFHWSCLLITQYITELPYQLWCSTLFFVSFYFPLRAEYTSVKAGLFFLNYCVMFQLYCVGFGLAVLYMSPDLPSSSVIMGLLLSFMISFCGVVQPVNLMPGFWTFMWKVSPYTYFIQNLVSFMLHNKEVKCTKKELSYFEPPSGETCGSYMKSYLSSGFGYVQNPDANTNCAYCRYKVGDEYLSFISASYNNIWRNFGFLWVYICFNIFAMVALYYIFSVKRISPRSLVERTLARFKKNKT, encoded by the coding sequence ATGGAAGTTTCGAGCACTGGAAGCGGCATTAGCCGTGCGGTTTCGGTTGAGGAGTTTGACGTTGCAGTCGATAAAGGTGAGGTCATCAAGAGGGCTTCTGAAGATCCcgagtttttgaagaaggttgaGACGCTTTCGAAAACGTTGTCTCGCCGTTCGACTACTCTTTCAGAATGGGACGAAGTCGATGGGGATTTCGACATGTACAGAGAAATTCGGGGAATCCTGCAAGCCTCGAGGGATGAAGGAATTCATTTGAGAAAGTCAGGTATAACCGCGCGTGGTGTGAAAGTGAAAGGTGTGGATGCTCAATTTTTGGAAGGGTCGACTTATGGTGACATGATGATGTTACCTGTCACCATTTACAAAGGTATTCGCAAAGCAAGACAAACAACTCTTAGAGACATTATCAGTAACATTAACATACTTGTGAAACCCGGTGAGATGCTACTCGTGTTGGGTAGACCAGGATCTGGGTGTTCCACGCTCTTGAAGACTATGGCTGGTGAATTGACTCACTTCAAAGGTGTTGAGGGAAGCATTTCATACGATGGTGTCCCACTCAAAGATATGCTAAAGTATTTCAAGGCAGACGTTATCTACAACGGTGAAATGGATGTGCATTTCCCTCATTTGACAGTCCAACAAACTTTGGATTTCGCTGTTGCTTGTAAGACACCaagcaaaagaataaaaaactTCACCAGGAAACAGTATGTCGAGTTCATTAGAGACTTGTATGCTACCATTTTTGGTTTAAAGCACACCTATAACTCTAAGGTGGGTAATGATTTTGTGAGAGGTGTGTCTGGTGGTGAACGTAAGCGTGTCTCGATTGCAGAAGCATTGGCTGCCCGTGGTTCAATCTACTGTTGGGATAATGCCACTCGTGGTTTGGATGCATCTACTGCCCTTGAATACACCGAAGCCATCAGATGTATGACCAGTTTATTACAATCGACTGCGTTGATCACCATCTACCAGGCTAGTGAAAACATTTACGAAACGTTTGATAAAGTCACTGTCCTATATGATGGTAAGCAAATATACTTTGGTCGTATAGAAGATGCAAAGGCTTATTTCGAGAAAATTGGGTTCGTTTGCCCTGCAAGACAAGCAACCGCGGAATTTTTGACATCGTTAACGGATCCAAACGGTTTCCATCATGTCAAACCTGGTTATGAAGGTAAGGTTCCAAGGACCAGAGAAGATTTTGTCAGAGTATGGgaagaatctgaagaaTATCAGCAACTACTGCAAAGCATCGAACACTATGAAACAAACGAAGTTGATGGTGCTCAAACTTTGCAATTGTACAAAGAATCCATGGCCGCTGAAAAGGACAAAGCATCCAGAAAGCGTTCTAAGTATACCATTTCTTACTGGGCTCAAATTGTACTTTGTACTAAGAGAGGTTTCCAAAGAATTTATGGTGATAAAGCATTTACAATTACAAACACTGTGGCGGCAATCATTCAAGCATTTATCACTGGTTCCTTATATTATAATACCCCAAGTGGAACCTCTGGTGCTTTCTCCCGTGGTGgtattttgtattttgcTATCCTTTACTTTTCGTTGATGGGTTTGGCTAATATCAGTTTAGCCAACAGACCTATTTTACAAAAGCACATTGCATACTCTTTATACCATCCTTCTGCTGAAGCCTTTGCTTCAACGGTCTCTAGCGCATTTTTCAGaatgatttctttgacATTTTTCCTCATTATCTTATACTTCTTATCAGGTTTGACTAGAGAAGCTAACAGGTTCTTCATGTGTTACTTATTCTTGGCTCTTGCCTCAGAAGCCATTAATGCTCTCTTTGAGATGATCACTGCTGCGTGTGATTCTTTGTCTCAAGCCAATGCTATCGCAGGTTTGGTTATGATGGCATTGTCTTTGTATTCCACATATATCATCCAAACACCATCCATGCATCCTTGGTTTAAGTGGATTTCTTATATCTTACCATTAAGATTTGCGTTCGAAAACATGTTGGAGGCAGAATTCTACGCTAGAAAGATGGATTGTGGTGGAACTCTAGTCCCTACTGGTCCTGCATATGCCAATGTTAGTAGTGATTACAAGGTTTGTGCTTTCATTGGTTCTCAAAAGGGCCAATCATATGTTTTAGGTAACAATTACTTGAAGCTTCAATATGGTTACACATATTCTCATGTTTGGAGGAACTTTGGTATTTTGATTGCTTTCTTGGTTGGCTTCTTCGCTATCAAATGTTTTATTACAGAATTTAAGACACCCATCAAAAGTAATGGTGACGCTTTGATTTTCAAGAAGGGGACCggtttgaagaaaaccCTTAGAGACAGTGAGTCTAACATTGATCCTTCTGAATCTACTAATCAAACCGCTGACAGCTTTGCAAAATCAGATGACCCAGCTCTATTTGCAGACTTGAGAAGTGAAGgtgttttcttctggaaaGAGATATGTTACACTATTCCTTACAAAGGTGGAGAGCGTCTACTATTGGATCACGTTTCAGGTTATGTCAAGCCAGGTACATTAACAGCCTTAATGGGTGAATCTGGTGCAGGTAAGACAACATTGTTAAACACTCTTGCTCAGAGAACAGACATTGGTGTTGTCACTGGTGACATGCTCGTAAATGGAAAACCAATTGATGCCTcgtttgaaagaagaacaggaTATGTCCAACAACAGGATGTTCATATTAAAGAAATGACAGTCAGAGAGTCGTTACAATTCTCTGCCAGGACCAGAAGACCCTTAAGTGTTtccgatgaagaaaaactaGACTATGTCGAAAAAGTCATTCAAATCTTGGATATGGAGCCTTATAGTGAAGCCTTGGTGGGTGACATTGGTTATGGTTTAAATGtcgaacaaagaaagaaactctCTATCGCTGTTGAATTGGTTGCCAAACCTAATttgcttttgtttttggatgAACCTACCTCTGGTCTTGATTCACAGTCTGCCTGGTCTATTgttcaattgttgaagaagttagCCATGGCAGGCCAATCGATTTTGTGTACAATTCATCAACCTTCCGCAACTttgtttgaagaatttgataGGCTATTGCTATTGCGTAAAGGTGGTCAAACTGTGTACTTCGGTGATATTGGCGAACATTCTTCGACCCTATTGGGATACTTCGAAAGGAATGGTGCCCGTAAGTGTACAGAGAAGGAAAACCCTGCAGAATACATTTTGGAAGCAATTGGTGCCGGTGCTACCGCATCTGTGAAAGAAAACTGGCATGATAAATGGGTCAACTCTCCTGAATTTACGCAAGTCAACAAGGAGATTGATGAGTTGATTGAAAAGCTATCAAACCAACCTGTGGACGAATCTGCATCTTCTGCTTTGGTCAGTAAGTATGCTACCCCTTATAGATACCAATTCGTCCAGGTGTTAAAGCGTACTATGACAATGTTCTGGAGAGATGTGGATTATCTAATGGCCAAGTCAATGTTGTACATCAGTAGTGGTTTGTTTATTGGTTTCACCTTTTATAACGTTGGGACTTCTTATGTCGGGTTGCAAAATGCGATGTTTGCAGCATTCATGGCATGTATCGTTTCCGCACCAGCCATGAATCAAATCCAGTCCCGTGCACTACAATCAAGAGAATTGTACGAAGTTAGAGAATCCAGATCCAATATGTTCCACTGGAGTTGTCTCTTGATAACACAATACATCACAGAGTTGCCATACCAATTATGGTGTAGCACTCtattctttgtttccttCTATTTCCCATTGAGAGCTGAATACACCAGTGTGAAGGCAGgattattctttttgaactACTGTGTAATGTTCCAACTGTACTGTGTCGGTTTCGGTTTGGCGGTGTTGTATATGTCCCCCGATCTTCCAAGTTCCAGTGTCATTATGGGTTTGCTCTTATCATTTATGATTTCCTTCTGTGGTGTTGTGCAACCCGTTAACCTAATGCCTGGATTTTGGACCTTCATGTGGAAAGTTTCTCCATACACATATTTTATTCAGAATCTTGTCTCGTTCATGTTGCACAATAAGGAAGTGAAGTGTACCAAGAAAGAGCTATCTTACTTCGAACCACCATCAGGTGAGACTTGTGGCTCGTACATGAAATCTTACTTATCTAGTGGATTCGGATACGTCCAAAATCCGGACGCCAACACAAACTGTGCATACTGTAGATACAAGGTTGGTGACGAATATCTTTCGTTTATTTCTGCATCCTACAACAACATATGGAGAAACTTTGGTTTCCTCTGGGTATACATTTGTTTCAACATCTTCGCGATGGTCGCTTTGTACTACATCTTCAGTGTGAAGCGCATAAGCCCAAGATCGTTGGTTGAGAGAACTCTTGCTAgattcaaaaagaacaagacaTAA
- the FUR4 gene encoding uracil permease — protein MSVQLAEYFSNSSAAVARGSFDRIEKNRRASSSSSAELQKDKIVQIDESVTQNEDSSDDSEDFGEYSSIWSKIYYEYILVNKSLSKLTIRESFLYNDDLKPVEEKRRRWAWFNYLWFWLADCFNINTFQVAATGLQLGLNWWQTWITVWIGYSIVGILVSVSSRCGAMYHISFPVVARSSFGIYFSLWSVLNRVVMAVVWYSVQAWIAYTPVSLMLQSIFGTDLPSRIPDGISSPNATTYQFMCFFLFWLVSFPALLVPPHAIRHLFTVKACLVPFAAFGFLIWTLKKSHGNIALGDLTDIKVSGSAKNWAYMRAIMASLGNFATLTVNAPDFSRFAKTKHSSFTVQALAIPFLFSITSLIGILVTAAGYSMYRVNYWSPVDIMEQFLHDSYSSGTRAGVFLISFVFALSQLGTNISANSLSAGTDMTAMLPKFINIRRGSVICACLALCICPWNLMSSSSKFTTVLSAYAIFLSSIAGIAAADYYVVRRGYIKLTHLYSIKPGSFYMYGNRFGFNWRALLAYLGSMAFNFTGFIGEVADDVKVSKAAMRIYYLNYIVGYVSAFVLYTFLCWQFPVPGTPVRNILRDKGWFEKWAEVEHFPEEWREMMQKPDLYEDHNEDGLKY, from the coding sequence atgtCGGTTCAACTTGCGGAATATTTCAGTAACTCCTCTGCAGCTGTTGCAAGAGGCTCGTTTGATAGGATTGAGAAGAATAGAAGGGCgtcttcctcatcttctgcaGAACTGCAAAAGGATAAAATTGTGCAAATTGATGAGTCGGTAACTCAAAACGAAGATAGCAGTGATGATAGCGAAGATTTTGGCGAGTACAGCTCAATCTGGAGCAAGATATACTATGAGTATATCTTGGTGAACAAGTCACTCAGTAAACTTACGATACGTGAGTCATTCTTGTATAACGATGATTTGAAAcctgttgaagaaaagagaagacGCTGGGCGTGGTTCAATTACTTGTGGTTTTGGCTAGCAGACTGTTTCAACATCAATACTTTCCAGGTTGCAGCAACAGGTTTACAGTTAGGTCTTAACTGGTGGCAGACGTGGATTACTGTGTGGATTGGTTACAGTATCGTTGGTATTTTGGTCAGTGTTTCTTCGAGATGTGGTGCCATGTACCATATTTCATTCCCTGTGGTTGCTAGGTCATCCTTTGGTATTTACTTTTCGCTTTGGAGTGTCTTGAATCGTGTTGTTATGGCTGTTGTGTGGTATTCAGTACAAGCGTGGATCGCATATACCCCAGTGTCGCTAATGTTACAAAGTATTTTTGGAACTGACTTGCCCTCGCGTATCCCTGATGGGATTTCATCCCCCAATGCGACGACGTACCAATTCATGtgcttctttttgttttggttaGTGTCGTTCCCAGCGTTGCTTGTGCCACCTCATGCGATCCGTCATTTGTTTACAGTCAAAGCGTGTCTGGTTCCATTTGCCGCTTTTGGGTTTTTAATTTGGACCTTGAAGAAGTCCCACGGCAACATTGCGTTAGGTGATCTTACCGATATTAAGGTGAGCGGTTCTGCTAAAAACTGGGCTTACATGAGAGCCATCATGGCATCATTGGGTAACTTCGCAACGCTAACCGTCAATGCTCCGGATTTCTCTCGTTTTGCCAAGACAAAGCACTCTTCCTTCACAGTTCAAGCTTTGGCAATTCCATTTTTGTTCTCCATCACCTCTTTGATCGGTATTTTGGTTACTGCTGCTGGTTACAGCATGTACCGCGTGAACTACTGGAGTCCCGTTGATATCATGGAGCAATTCTTGCACGATTCGTATTCAAGCGGTACGCGTGCTGGTGTGTTCTTGATCTCGTTTGTGTTTGCGCTTTCTCAATTGGGTACCAACATCTCAGCCAACTCGCTTTCAGCGGGTACCGATATGACTGCCATGTTGCCCAAgttcatcaacatcagaCGCGGTTCTGTTATTTGTGCGTGTTTGGCACTATGCATCTGCCCATGGAACCTTATGTCATCTTCGAGCAAGTTCACCACGGTTTTAAGTGCATACGCCATTTTCTTGTCGTCCATTGCCGGTATCGCTGCTGCAGACTACTACGTAGTGAGACGCGGGTACATCAAGCTCACGCATTTGTACTCGATCAAACCAGGGTCCTTCTACATGTACGGTAACCGTTTTGGGTTTAACTGGCGCGCACTTCTCGCGTACCTGGGCTCGATGGCCTTCAATTTCACAGGATTCATCGGCGAAGTCGCCGACGACGTCAAAGTGTCCAAAGCTGCGATGCGCATATATTACCTAAACTACATTGTTGGGTACGTTTCCGCATTCGTGCTATATACATTCCTGTGTTGGCAATTTCCTGTCCCGGGCACACCTGTGCGTAATATCTTAAGGGACAAAGGATGGTTCGAGAAATGGGCTGAAGTGGAACATTTCCCAGAGGAATGGCGGGAGATGATGCAAAAGCCGGATCTATATGAGGACCATAATGAGGATGGGCTCAAATATTAG
- the CDR4 gene encoding TIGR00956 domain-containing protein, translating into MTAEESSSQSSVDIRDGEKSGGRIPSTPDVSNYSPGIDGESEHRPYFGLENDIQEQQHIQKLARTLTNLSMASRNSSGAHIPAGSHKAEDHDSIAEAAKSITNDTLQRSLSRASHTLEGGPVDVPFDENARELDPRLDPDSPEFDSKFWVQTMHHLFNSDPEYYKPMRLGVCLKDLRVSGVSNDADYQITVANVPLKVYEKVKSWVTKRDESRYFDILKPMDALFEPGRVCVVLGRPGAGCSTLLKTVSARTYGLTVRPESVISYDGIDQKTIVNHYRGDVIYSPEIDFHFANLTVGYTLEFAARCRCPSSRPAGISREQYYKHYAAVTMATYGLSHTYNTKVGDDYVRGVSGGERKRVSIAEVSLAGAKVQCWDNATRGLDSATALEFVRALKTNASVTGTTPLIAIYQCSQDAYDLFDDVLVLYEGYEIFFGTADSAKDYFVDMGWECPPRQTTADFLTSITSPSERKPRPGFEKTVPRTAEEFYDRWRSSPEHAELRNRIDAYLNKHSNGQAAQTMHDHHTARQSKHSKPTSPFLISFGMQVKAVMDRNWQKIKGDPSVYCFNIISNCIMALIISSMFYNQKANTGSFYYRTSAMFTGLLFNSFSSLLEILALFEARNIVEKHKTYAFYRPSADALASIMTEMPSKFLIAVGFNLIYYFMINFRRSVGHFFFYFLIALTSMFAMSHLFRTVGSACVSLQQAMIPASILLLILSIYVGFIIPKGNILGWSKWLYYLNPIARSMEAMVANEFAGREFECSQFVPSGGDYDKLPLQNKICSVVGSEPGKSMVSGTKYMRLSFDYRNGHRWRNWGIVVCYAAFFLGTYLLLIEYNKGEMQKGEMTIFPRSTLKKLKKKQGLKNDIESNDSLLKDETVADSHDEKSHSSSGDGAVEGIGSDQVVFWRNICYDVQIKSETRRILSNIDGWVKPGTLTALMGSSGAGKTTLLDTLANRVTTGVITGDVFVNGRPTDESFQRSTGYCQQQDLHGRTQTVREALTFSAYLRQPYKVPKKEKDEYVEKIIDLLEMRSYADALVGVTGEGLNVEQRKRLTIGVELVAKPKLLLFLDEPTSGLDSQTAWSVCQLMRKLASHGQAILCTIHQPSAILMQEFDRLLLLQKGGRTVYFGELGKGCSKMIEYFESKGSEKFPPDCNPAEFMLHVIGAAPGSHVTTDYHQVWLESQEYQDVQKELGELMKRANQPIEDNDEDLHKEFATPFWYQLMIMTKRVLEQHWRSPGYIVAKLWTVAFSAIFIGFSFFKANNTLQGLQNQMFSLFMLMMIFNPLVQQMLPQYTDQRELFEVKERPSKTCDWKTFVLAQLLAELPWCLVTGSLAFFCFYYPVGLYRNCPDHYQLHERGALFWLICVSFTLFTTTFGQVCIAGLERRENAALVANTCFMMCISFCGVLVSKEHLPGFWKFMYYISPFTYLIAAMMATGISNTEVICAKKEYLHFPPPNGQTCGKYMKAYMEKAGGYLLDENSTTECTFCTMSQTNAYLKTLDIHYSQKWRNWVIFTCYSIFNVFLFVLLYWLFRVPRDHVFFKKLAGKKEEWVASRKKKKDAKDAANQV; encoded by the coding sequence ATGACTGCAGAAGAAAGTTCATCGCAGTCGTCCGTCGATATTAGAGACGGCGAGAAGTCGGGTGGTCGCATCCCTTCTACCCCAGATGTCAGCAACTACAGCCCTGGCATCGATGGTGAGTCCGAACACAGACCCTACTTCGGGTTGGAAAACGATATCCAAGAGCAACAGCACATTCAGAAGCTTGCTCGTACGTTGACCAACTTGTCTATGGCCAGTAGAAACAGCTCTGGTGCGCATATTCCAGCAGGCTCGCACAAGGCTGAGGACCACGACAGTATTGCGGAAGCTGCCAAGTCCATCACCAACGATACCTTACAAAGGAGTTTGTCAAGGGCCTCCCACACCCTAGAAGGTGGTCCAGTGGATGTCCCATTTGACGAAAATGCCAGAGAGTTGGATCCTCGTTTGGACCCTGATTCCCCCGAATTCGACTCCAAATTTTGGGTCCAAACTATGCATCACTTGTTCAACTCCGATCCCGAGTACTACAAACCTATGCGTTTGGGTGTCTGTCTGAAAGACTTGAGGGTTTCCGGTGTTTCGAACGATGCTGATTACCAAATCACCGTTGCTAACGTCCCATTGAAAGTGTATGAGAAGGTCAAGTCCTGGGTCACCAAGCGTGATGAATCGCGTTACTTTGACATTTTGAAACCCATGGACGCATTGTTCGAACCAGGTAGAGTGTGTGTCGTGCTTGGGAGACCAGGTGCTGGTTGTTCCACTTTGTTGAAGACCGTCTCCGCTCGTACTTACGGTTTGACTGTGAGACCCGAATCGGTGATTTCCTATGATGGTATCGATCAAAAGACCATCGTAAACCACTACAGAGGTGATGTTATTTACTCCCCGGAAATTGACTTCCACTTCGCTAACCTAACTGTGGGTTACACTCTAGAGTTCGCTGCAAGATGCCGttgtccttcttcaagaccTGCTGGCATCTCAAGAGAGCAATATTACAAGCATTATGCAGCAGTTACCATGGCAACCTACGGTTTGTCACACACCTATAACACTAAGGTGGGTGATGACTACGTGAGAGGTGTGTCTGGTGGTGAACGTAAGCGTGTCTCTATCGCTGAAGTGTCCCTAGCTGGTGCTAAGGTCCAATGTTGGGATAACGCTACCCGTGGTTTGGATTCCGCTACCGCTCTAGAGTTTGTCAGAGCTTTGAAGACAAATGCCTCCGTCACCGGTACCACTCCATTGATCGCCATTTACCAATGTTCTCAAGATGCATACGACCTATTCGATGATGTCTTGGTCTTATATGAAGGTTATGAAATCTTCTTTGGTACAGCTGATTCCGCCAAGGACTACTTTGTGGATATGGGTTGGGAATGTCCTCCAAGACAAACGACTGCCGATTTCTTGACATCCATCACTTCGCCAAGTGAAAGAAAGCCTAGACCAGGTTTCGAAAAGACTGTGCCAAGAACCGCTGAGGAGTTCTATGACCGCTGGAGATCTTCGCCAGAACATGCAGAGTTGAGAAACAGAATCGATGCTTACTTGAACAAGCACAGCAACGGTCAAGCTGCTCAAACCATGCACGATCACCACACAGCTCGTCAATCCAAGCATTCTAAGCCTACATCGCCTTTCTTGATCTCATTCGGTATGCAAGTTAAGGCTGTCATGGACAGAAACTGGCAGAAGATTAAAGGTGATCCTTCCGTGTACTGTTTCAACATTATTTCTAACTGTATCATGGCCTTGATTATCTCTTCTATGTTCTACAACCAGAAAGCCAATACCGGCTCTTTCTACTATAGAACATCTGCTATGTTCACTGGTTTATTGTTCAATTCCTTCTCCTCATTGTTAGAAATTCTTGCGTTGTTTGAAGCTAGAaacattgttgaaaaacATAAGACCTATGCTTTCTACCGTCCTTCCGCTGATGCTTTGGCCTCCATTATGACTGAAATGCCATCTAAGTTTTTGATTGCAGTTGGTTTCAACTTGATCTACTACTTTATGATCAATTTCAGACGTTCTGTGGgtcatttcttcttctacttcttGATCGCTCTTACTTCCATGTTTGCTATGTCACATTTGTTCAGAACTGTTGGTTCTGCTTGTGTTTCCTTGCAACAGGCTATGATTCCAGCTTCcattttgttgttgattcTATCCATTTATGTTGGGTTTATCATTCCAAAGGGTAATATTCTAGGATGGTCAAAATGGTTGTACTACTTGAATCCTATCGCTAGATCCATGGAAGCTATGGTTGCTAATGAGTTTGCTGGAAGAGAGTTTGAATGTTCACAATTTGTGCCCTCGGGTGGTGATTATGACAAACTGCctcttcaaaacaaaatatgttCTGTCGTTGGTTCTGAGCCAGGTAAATCAATGGTCAGTGGTACGAAGTACATGAGATTATCCTTCGACTACAGGAACGGTCACAGATGGAGAAACTGGGGTATCGTTGTCTGCTATGCTGCCTTCTTCCTTGGTACTTATTTGCTATTAATCGAATACAACAAGGGTGAAATGCAAAAGGGTGAAATGACAATCTTCCCAAGATCcactttgaagaagttgaaaaagaagcaaggTTTGAAGAATGACATTGAATCCAATGATTCTCTCCTCAAAGATGAGACTGTTGCTGACTCCCATGATGAGAAGAGCCACTCCTCTTCTGGTGATGGTGCAGTGGAAGGTATTGGTTCCGATCAAGTCGTTTTCTGGAGAAACATTTGTTACGACGTCCAAATTAAGAGTGAAACTAGAAGAATTTTGAGCAACATTGATGGTTGGGTCAAGCCAGGTACATTAACTGCTTTGATGGGTTCTTCTGGTGCAGGTAAAACTACTCTATTGGATACGTTAGCTAATCGTGTTACTACCGGTGTTATTACAGGTGATGTGTTTGTGAATGGTAGACCAACGGATGAGTCTTTCCAAAGATCTACTGGTTATTGTCAACAACAAGATTTACACGGCCGTACACAAACCGTCAGGGAAGCTCTTACCTTCAGTGCTTATTTGCGTCAACCATACAAAgttccaaagaaggaaaaagatgaatatgttgaaaagatcaTTGACCTTTTGGAAATGAGAAGCTACGCTGATGCTCTTGTTGGTGTTACTGGTGAAGGTTTGAATGtcgaacaaagaaagagattaaCCATTGGTGTTGAACTTGTTGCCAAGCCAaagttgttattgtttttggatGAACCTACCTCTGGTTTAGATTCTCAAACTGCTTGGTCTGTGTGTCAATTGATGCGTAAATTGGCTAGTCATGGTCAAGCTATTTTGTGTACCATCCATCAACCTTCGGCTATTTTGATGCAAGAGTTTGACCGTTTGTTGTTATTGCAGAAGGGTGGTAGAACTGTCTACTTTGGTGAATTGGGTAAGGGATGCTCAAAGATGATTGAGTACTTCGAGTCTAAGGGTTCTGAAAAGTTCCCACCAGACTGTAATCCTGCTGAATTCATGTTGCATGTTATTGGTGCTGCTCCTGGTTCTCACGTCACGACTGATTATCATCAAGTTTGGCTGGAATCtcaagaatatcaagacgtccaaaaagaattagGAGAATTGATGAAACGTGCTAACCAACCAATTGAGgacaatgatgaagatcTCCACAAAGAATTTGCAACACCTTTCTGGTACCAATTGATGATCATGACCAAGAGAGTCTTGGAACAACATTGGAGATCACCTGGTTATATTGTTGCAAAGCTTTGGACTGTCGCTTTTTCTGCTATTTTCATtggtttctctttctttaagGCTAACAATACTCTCCAAGGTCTACAAAACCAGATGTTCTCATTATTcatgttgatgatgattttcaACCCACTTGTTCAACAGATGTTACCACAATATACTGACCAAAGAGAATTATTCGAAGTTAAGGAAAGGCCTTCTAAAACATGTGATTGGAAGACCTTCGTTTTGGCTCAACTTCTTGCCGAGTTACCATGGTGTTTGGTAACTGGTTCTTTGgctttcttctgtttctacTATCCTGTAGGTCTTTACAGAAACTGTCCTGACCATTATCAATTACATGAACGTGGAGCTCTCTTCTGGTTGATTTGTGTTTCATTTACCCTTTTCACTACAACCTTCGGGCAAGTTTGTATTGCTGGTttagaaagaagagagaatGCAGCATTGGTTGCAAACACATGTTTCATGATGTGTATCTCCTTCTGTGGTGTTTTGGTCTCAAAAGAGCACTTACCTGGTTTCTGGAAATTCATGTACTACATCTCCCCCTTCACGTATTTGATCGCAGCCATGATGGCTACTGGTATCAGTAACACAGAGGTGATATGTGCAAAGAAGGAATACTTACACTTCCCACCTCCAAATGGTCAAACATGTGGCAAGTATATGAAGGCTTATATGGAGAAGGCTGGTGGTTATTTGTTGGATGAAAACTCTACCACAGAATGTACTTTCTGTACAATGTCTCAAACAAACGCTTATTTGAAGACTTTGGATATTCATTACAGTCAGAAATGGAGAAACTGGGTTATCTTTACATGTTACTCAATCTTCAATGTTTTCCTATTCGTTCTGTTATACTGGTTGTTCAGAGTTCCTAGAGAccatgttttcttcaagaagttAGCaggaaagaaggaagaatgGGTTGCTTctagaaagaagaagaaggatgcGAAGGATGCCGCTAATCAAGTATGA